Proteins found in one Dermacentor silvarum isolate Dsil-2018 chromosome 8, BIME_Dsil_1.4, whole genome shotgun sequence genomic segment:
- the LOC119462900 gene encoding uncharacterized protein LOC119462900, which translates to MEAEWIKMPTASSMAEHIPEFTATLEFPQAMGSLDGCHFPVSPPKESATDYRNYKGWYSIILLALVDHKYRFRYINVGSPGRCHDAYVYHRSRLADAVQGPLFHRPLVTISGTAVPPLILCDQAFPLTVNLIKPFSHRAQLSDEQRLFNYNLSKARRIVENAFGRLKARFRFILKMMECDIDNARLAIRACCVLNNVCEHFGDTVLQHWLVEVQNNGGGLHQPDHSTDVEEGTGCDVRAALVRHFQQS; encoded by the exons GGCCGAGTGGATCAAGATGCCCACAGCTTCGAGCATGGCCGAGCACATTCCCGAGTTCACGGCCACATTAGAATTCCCGCAAGCCATGGGATCACTAGACGGGTGCCATTTCCCCGTTTCACCGCCCAAGGAGAGCGCCACCGACTACAGGAACTATAAAGGATG GTACAGCATCATCCTCCTCGCACTGGTCGACCACAAGTATAGGTTCCGATACATCAATGTGGGTTCGCCTGGCCGCTGCCACGATGCATATGTATACCACCGATCAAGACTAGCAGACGCAGTCCAGGGCCCCCTGTTCCACCGACCACTAGTAACGATCAGTGGTACAGCTGTGCCGCCATTAATACTATGTGATCAAGCGTTTCCGCTCACTGTAAACCTGATAAAGCCATTCAGCCACAGGGCACAGTTAAGCGACGAACAAAGGTTATTTAATTATAACCTTTCCAAAGCTCGACGGATTGTGGAGAATGCATTTGGTAGGCTCAAAGCAAGATTTCGCTTTATCTTGAAAATGATGGAATGCGACATCGACAATGCCCGCCTTGCCATTCGTGCCTGCTGTGTTCTGAACAATGTGTGCGAGCATTTTGGCGACACTGTGCTCCAACACTGGTTGGTCGAGGTTCAGAACAATGGCGGCGGCCTCCATCAGCCTGACCACAGCACGGACGTTGAGGAAGGGACAGGCTGTGATGTGAGAGCAGCTCTTGTCAGGCACTTCCAGCAGAGCTGA